From one Lotus japonicus ecotype B-129 chromosome 3, LjGifu_v1.2 genomic stretch:
- the LOC130748275 gene encoding auxin-responsive protein SAUR78 gives MKKINLLLRKCKSLSRQLGRSSSYSSLRSKSTKEDLWAGHGIMQEDEHCETIFVGSTRKRYVISSKYLNHPLLNALINKSKQNDSDENVLVVNCEVVLFDHLLWMLENADPKLGSESLEELAELYVF, from the coding sequence aTGAAGAAGATCAATCTATTACTGAGAAAGTGCAAGAGCTTGTCAAGGCAACTTGGAAGATCTTCATCATATAGTAGCTTGAGGTCCAAATCTACCAAGGAAGACTTGTGGGCAGGACATGGCATAATGCAAGAAGATGAACATTGTGAAACAATATTTGTTGGGAGCACAAGGAAACGGTATGTGATCAGCTCCAAGTACCTGAATCACCCTCTTCTAAATGCTCTGATCAACAAGTCAAAGCAAAATGATAGTGATGAAAATGTTTTGGTGGTCAACTGTGAGGTGGTTCTCTTTGATCATCTATTGTGGATGCTAGAAAATGCAGATCCTAAGCTTGGTTCTGAGTCTTTGGAGGAATTGGCTGAACTCTATGTGTTTTAA
- the LOC130748856 gene encoding probable BOI-related E3 ubiquitin-protein ligase 2 has translation MAIETHHLNLFPPHFIPNRETIITNPIDSTFVNMYNANNYSSLLPHSATTTTASETLFPAAPQYASFIADSPAAMKSDSTLTYNHHNTTTATSNGVPFQRKRSRDAINNNNYLFSPYKNTSNNAFSFLGEDISLHIHHHQLDIDNLISQHMEKVRMELEEKRKGQVRRLMEAIEIGMMKRLKTKEDEIERIGKLNLALEERVKSLYIENQIWRELAQTNEATANALRANLEHALCQIRDSDDEDATVVPPAMAAPEDDAESCCGSNNDDDGWRTVVQQGVQDKECGGPESDRRRRLCRKCGKEESCVLILPCRHLCVCTLCGSTLHNCPICKSYKNASVHVNMT, from the exons ATGGCTATTGAGACTCACCATCTCAATCTTTTCCCTCCTCACTTCATTCCCAACCG AGAAACAATCATCACGAATCCAATCGACTCAACCTTCGTCAACATGTACAACGCGAACAACTACTCCTCCTTGCTACCACactccgccaccaccaccaccgcgtCGGAAACTCTCTTCCCGGCAGCGCCGCAGTACGCTTCCTTCATCGCCGATTCGCCCGCCGCCATGAAATCTGACAGCACTCTCACCTACAACCACCAcaacaccaccaccgccaccagcAACGGTGTCCCCTTCCAGAGAAAACGTTCCAGAGACGCCATTAACAACAACAACTACCTCTTCTCTCCTTACAAGAACACCAGCAACAACGCTTTCTCCTTCCTCGGTGAAGATATCTCCCTccacatccaccaccaccaactcgaCATCGATAACCTCATCTCACAACAC ATGGAGAAGGTGAGAATGGAATTGGAGGAGAAACGGAAAGGACAAGTGAGAAGGTTGATGGAAGCGATCGAGATCGGGATGATGAAGAGGCTGAAAACGAAGGAAGATGAGATCGAGAGAATCGGAAAACTGAATCTCGCGCTTGAAGAGAGAGTGAAATCACTCTACATCGAGAATCAGATATGGCGAGAGCTAGCACAAACAAACGAAGCCACCGCAAACGCTCTCCGCGCAAATCTGGAGCACGCGCTGTGTCAGATCAGAGATTCCGACGATGAGGACGCCACCGTTGTTCCGCCGGCAATGGCGGCGCCGGAGGATGATGCGGAATCATGCTGCGGTAGCAACAACGATGATGATGGGTGGCGCACGGTAGTGCAGCAGGGGGTGCAGGATAAGGAGTGTGGTGGGCCCGAGAGTGATAGGAGGAGGAGATTGTGCAGGAAGTGTGGGAAAGAGGAATCGTGCGTGCTTATCTTGCCTTGCAGACACCTCTGTGTTTGTACTCTTTGTGGGTCTACCCTACACAATTGTCCTATCTGTAAATCCTACAAAAATGCTAGTGTCCATGTTAACATGACTTGA